The following are encoded together in the Humulus lupulus chromosome 5, drHumLupu1.1, whole genome shotgun sequence genome:
- the LOC133777461 gene encoding uncharacterized protein LOC133777461: MASRRVRVEAESESTTDTQTESESSKNDDLKWLKDLPDVPMGKLSPHLEFQRTRVECKADAPIHTDTIQYSGAYASVGYDNSMQLDNFCDNFKVKVIRLTEEDMEFDMIGIDPALANAFRRILIAEVPTMAIEKVLIANNTSVAQDEVLSHRLGLIPIKVDPRWFEYADNNTPNEKNTIVFKLHVRCAKDMPRTAVKSNELKWLPHGSEFPLISEDSKSGSSSKPRTYTSFACSQDTFPGFSNNPITTMENIIISKLGPGQEIELEAHAVKGLGKTHAKWSPVATAWYRMLPEVVLLQKVEDELAVELKNKCPVNVFDIEDIGNGKKRATVARPRDCTLCRECIIGGEQWKDRVSLRRVKDHFIFTIESTGALPPELLFTEAVKILEDKCERVIAELS, translated from the exons ATGGCGAGTCGAAGAGTGAGAGTAGAAGCAGAGTCAGAAAGCACAACCGATACACAGACCGAGTCAGAATCGTCGAAGAATGACGACTTGAAATGGTTAAAAGACCTTCCAGACGTTCCAATGGGAAAACTTTCACCCCATCTCGAATTCCAGAGAACCCGGGTTGAATGCAAGGCTGATGCTCCCATTCAT ACTGATACCATACAGTACTCTGGTGCATACGCATCTGTGGGTTATGATAATAGCATGCAGTTGGATAATTTCTGCGACAATTTTAAAGTTAAGGTGATTCGACTGACAGAGGAAGATATGGAGTTTGATATGATTGGTATCGATCCAGCACTTGCAAATGCATTCCGGAGAATCCTTATAGCTGAG GTTCCAACAATGGCTATTGAAAAAGTTCTCATTGCAAATAATACATCAGTTGCTCAAGACGAAGTTCTTTCCCACAGGTTGGGTCTCATTCCAATCAAGGTTGACCCGAGATGGTTTGAATATGCAG ACAATAATACACCAAATGAAAAGAACACTATTGTTTTTAAGCTCCACGTTCGTTGTGCAAAAGACATGCCTCGCACTGCAG TAAAGTCAAATGAATTGAAGTGGTTACCCCATGGAAGTGAGTTTCCTTTGATCTCAGAAGATTCGAAGTCTGGTTCATCATCAAAACCAAGAACATACACATCATTCGCTTGCAGCCAGGATACCTTTCCTGGGTTTTCCAACAACCCAATCACCACTATGGAAAATATTATTATATCGAAGTTGGGCCCTGGCCAG GAAATTGAATTAGAAGCACATGCTGTTAAAGGCCTCGGTAAAACTCATGCTAAGTGGTCTCCTGTGGCTACTGCCTGGTATAGGATGCTCCCTGAG gttgTATTATTGCAAAAGGTTGAAGACGAGTTAGCTGTGGAACTAAAAAATAAATGTCCGGTCAATGTCTTTGATATTGAAGATATTGGCAACG GTAAGAAACGAGCTACAGTAGCACGTCCACGAGATTGCACTCTTTGTAGGGAGTGCATCATAGGTGGCGAACAATGGAAGGATCGTGTATCATTACGCCGAGTTAAAGATCATTTCATAT TTACTATCGAATCAACTGGAGCCTTACCTCCTGAATTATTATTTACGGAAGCAGTAAAGATTTTGGAAGACAAATGCGAACGAGTGATTGCTGAGCTTTCATAA
- the LOC133777463 gene encoding mediator of RNA polymerase II transcription subunit 32-like: MDNIVDSLQNAYQEFVAAAANVLEAKESCSAQKTVATDAALENFKQKWELFRVACDQAEEFVESVKQRIGSECLVDEATGSVVGKSGSCSGPAATTGLPPISAARLEQMSKAVRWLVIELQHGSGSSANAAAHSHPPGAPFDARFSEDPAQ, from the coding sequence ATGGACAATATAGTTGATTCTTTACAGAATGCATACCAAGAATTTGTTGCTGCAGCTGCTAATGTTCTTGAAGCTAAGGAAAGTTGTAGCGCCCAGAAAACAGTAGCCACTGATGCAGCTCTTGAGAATTTCAAACAGAAGTGGGAATTGTTCAGAGTGGCTTGTGATCAAGCTGAGGAGTTTGTGGAGTCTGTCAAGCAAAGGATAGGATCAGAGTGCCTTGTGGATGAGGCCACAGGCTCAGTAGTTGGAAAGTCTGGCAGTTGCAGTGGCCCTGCTGCCACTACTGGTCTTCCACCAATTAGTGCTGCTCGTTTGGAACAGATGAGCAAAGCTGTTAGGTGGCTTGTCATTGAACTTCAACATGGTTCTGGTTCTTCTGCTAATGCAGCCGCTCATTCCCATCCACCAGGAGCTCCATTTGATGCTAGATTTTCTGAGGATCCAGCTCAATAG